The genomic interval GACCGGCCCTGGCGACAAACTCGACGCCTTTATTCGCGCCATTTCTGAAGTAACAGAAGTGATTGAAGTGGCTCGCTCTGGTGTCGTTGGTATGGCGCGCGGTGAGCGTTCACTGCGAGCCTAATCCCATTACTCGACAATTTTATCTCTCTATAAGCCATCGCCGTTGCGATGGCTTTTTTTATCGATTTTTTTTGAAGCACGTCAAAATATGAAATTGAAGCTTTGCCAATAACTTGTGATCTTGCCTTCAGTTTTTACGCATTACGACTAAGGTCTAATAGCCAAAATGATATTGCACTGAACTGGTTAAAATGTATACTGATGTCATCATTGATAGAAGTGTTATTGAGGAGGTCGGTGTGCTTTCACCATCGCGTTTATTAGTTCGTTTGACGATTGTCAGTTTGATTGTGCTCGGTTTTCAGTTCAGTGCGCTGTATTTTTTACCCATGATCTTGCTGCTCAATACCCATCATCGTGAGTTCTTTGGCTGGTAAGTCTAACATACACTGATCCCTGTGGTGAGCGCCGCTTAGTTTGTTACTCGAGTTCGAGGTTATCGACGTCTTTTTTATATCCTTTTTCCGGCGATGATTTTTCTCTTAAAGAAACCAGCCCGCGTTCCAGCAATATCAGCCTTACAACAAGAGCAGCGTCCTAGTAATATCAAGGTTCTAACCATAAAAAACGAGGCCACTTGGGCCTCGTTTTTGCGTCTCGATAACGATGTGATTACAGTACGTGTACTGATGTGGTGTTGGTTGTACCTGATGACACAAGGGCACCAGAAACCATCACTACGATATCGCCTTTTTTACCAAAGCCAGACTCAAGCGCCAACTCTTTACCTAAGTGGTAGAAAGCATCGGTGTTGGCAATCGAATCAACGATGATTGGCGTAACCCCTTTGGTTAGCACAAGTTGCGCTGCAGTTTTGCTGTTAGTGGTGACAGCAAGAATGTTCGCCGTTGGGAAGTATTTACGTACAGAGCGTGCTGATTTACCGGCTTCTGTTGCAACAACGATCACTGGCGCCGTCAGTTTTTCTGCCGTGTCTACCGCGCTCTTACAAACTGCTTCTGTAATGCGTAGGCGAGGGCTGTCAAGGCGAGAGCCTAGCTCTGCTTGTAGCGCTTTATCAGTACGTGCCGCAATTTGTGCCATGATGGTCACGGCTTCAACTGGGTATTTACCTTTCGCGGTTTCGCCTGAAAGCATAACGGCATCAGTACCGTCCATGATCGCGTTGGCTACGTCACCGGCTTCTGCACGGGTTGGACGTGGGTTTTTGATCATAGAATCAAGCATTTGTGTTGCTGTGATCACCACTTTACGTGCGCGGTTACACTTCTCGATCATCATTTTTTGCGCGAAGATTACTTCTTCCGCTGGGATTTCTACCCCAAGGTCACCACGAGCAACCATGATGCCGTCAGACAATTCTAGAATTTCGTCGAAGTTGTCTACGCCTTCTTGGTTTTCAATTTTTGAGATGATTTGGATGTTGTCACCGCCGTGGGCTTTTAGGTGCTCGCGGATTTCACGAACGTCTTGGCCTTTACGGATGAAAGAAGCGGCAACAAAATCAACGCCTTGCTCACAACCAAACTTAAGGTCGGCTTTGTCTTTTTCAGACAGCGCAGGCAAGCTGACAGAAACGCCAGGTAGGTTAACGCCTTTGTTTTCGCCAAGAGCACCGTTGTTGAGTACCGTACAGGTTACTTCGGTTGCGGTCACTTTGGTCACTTCCATTTCGATCAAGCCATCGTCAACCAAAATGGTGTTGCCGACGCTTAGGTCAGCGGCGAAGCCTGGGTAAGTCACCGCTACGATGTCTTTGTTACCGACAACGCTCGCATCGGTAGTGAAAGTGAAGGTTTGACCTGCTTCTAGGTCAACGTCTTGGCCACCTTCCAATTTAATGGTGCGGATTTCAGGGCCCTTGGTATCAAGAAGAATAGCCAGTGGTTGACCTGTGGCTTCCATCACTTGACGGAAGTTAGCAATACGGGTTCCATGCTCGTTGAAATCACCGTGAGAAAAGTTAAGACGCATAACGTTCATGCCAGCGTTTACGAGTTCAGTCAGTTTCTCAACAGATTCAGTCTTAGGGCCAATCGTACAAACGATTTTGGTCTTTTTCATGGAAAATAGTCTCCGATACATACAGTTGTAATTTTAGAAAACATCGACTCTAAAGTTGTCTTTGCTCTGTCTTCCTTGTATCAGAGCGCGATTGGTTATCAGTTTACTTCAGAGTTGTAAGTCTTTCACATCATTTAGTCATTTTATGACTATTGCATTAGCAGATGACAGCTATATTACGACAAAAAACGCCATTAGGCGCTGTTTTTTTATACTGTCATCATAGATTCTGTAATTTTTTTACTTTCTTGGTGTGATTCTACCACCGAATTTAGTCAATATCACGAAAATCACTTTGTCTTAGGACAAGGTTTTAACGTTATTTATTAATTTTTGGCAGTGAAATAAATGGATTTTTACCTTTCGTTGTCGATATAATGACTTTCAGTTCGTAACTTGTGTGCTAAATTTATATGTCGAAACGAAACACTGAATTGAGACGATTGGCCATTTCTAAGCGGGTTAATCAACTTGGCGAAGTCAGCGTAGATGCTTTATCTCGTTTGTTTGAAACTTCAGAAGTCACTATTCGCAAAGATTTAGCGTCATTAGAAAAAAATGGTCAGCTGCTTCGTCGTTATGGTGGCGCGGTGGCTTTGCCGAAAGAAGTATTGAATGATGCGTTAGATGATAATGTTTCGGTTCGTAAGGTTTCCTTGGCCAAAACGGCGGCGAGTTTAATTCGCGATCATCATCGAATTGTGATCGACAGTGGCAGCACGACTGCAGCGCTGATTAAACAACTCAATCAAAAACAAGGCTTAGTTGTGATGACTAACTCATTAAATGTCGCCAATGCGCTTAATGAGCTAGAAAGTGAGCCGACCTTGTTGATGACCGGTGGCACTTGGGACAATCATTCAGAGTCTTTTCAGGGCCAAGTCGCAGAATCGGTATTGCGTTCGTACGATTTTGATCAGCTGTTTATCGGTGCAGACGGTATTGATTTAGCACGCGGGACGACAACCTTTAATGAATTAGTGGGCCTTAGCCAAGTGATGGCGGAAGTGTCTAGGCAGGTGGTGGTGATGATTGAAGCCGATAAAATTGGCCGCCGCATGCCAAATTTAGAGCTGGGCTGGGGAGACATTGACGTGCTCGTGACCGATGAGCGCATTCGCAGTGAGCAAAAAAGCGCGATTGAAGCCCAAGGGGTTCGCGTTTTGGTCAGCAGTTTATAGTGACCCAGCCTTTGCCGTTGAGTTGACAAAACCCGTTGGCGTTTTGTTGGCCACGGCTTAATAGAGGGACTATGCTCAATGCGAGTCCTTTACCATTAGATAGCAGTTGCCAGGGCCGTGAGATCGTGGCAAATCAGAGCCAAAAGTTAGGAGTCGATATATGTGTGGTATTGTTGGCGCGGTTGCGCAGCGTGATGTGGCAGAGATTTTAGTCGAGGGTTTACGCCGTTTGGAGTATCGCGGTTACGATTCTGCCGGTGTGGCGGTCGTCGATGGCGAGAAAAACCTCACTCGTGTACGCCGTTTGGGCAAGGTACAAGAGTTGGCGGATGCGGTAGAAGCGGCGCAAGTGACCGGTGGGACGGGGATCGCCCATACCCGTTGGGCAACGCACGGTGAGCCGTCTGAAATCAACGCTCACCCGCATATGTCTGGCGATATTGCCGTGGTGCATAATGGAATCATTGAAAACCACGAAAGCTTGCGTACTTTGCTGCAATCGCGCGGCTATGTGTTTGAATCTCAGACCGATACGGAAGTGATTGCTCATTTGGTGGAGTGGGAGCGACGCACGTCAGAAACCTTATTGGAAGCATTGCAAAAAACCGCCAAGCAGCTCGAAGGGGCTTACGGTACCGTGGTGGTGGATCGCAACGACCCATCGCGTATTGTGGTGGCGCGCTCTGGCAGCCCGATTGTGATTGGTTTTGGGGTCGGTGAGAACTTTTTGGCGTCGGATCAGTTGGCATTGTTAAACGTGACTCGCCGCTTTATGTATTTAGAAGAAGGCGATGTGGCGGAGATCACCCGTCGCGATGTGACGGTATTTAATGCCCAAGGCGAGCGTGTTGAGCGCGAGGTGAGCGAGTCGAATGCCGAGCACGATGCCGGTGATAAAGGCCATTATCGTCACTTTATGCAAAAAGAAATTTTTGAGCAGCCAAAAGCGCTGATCAATACCATGGAAGGTCGCCTGTCTGAGGCATCAGTGATCACCAATGCGATTGGCGTTCACGCTGAAGATATTTTAAGCAAAGTGGAACACGTGCAGATCATTGCCTGTGGTACGTCTTACAATTCGGGCATGGCCGCGCGTTACTGGTTTGAGTCGATCGCTGGTGTGAGCTGCGATGTCGAGATTGCTTCTGAGTTCCGTTATCGCGATTTTGTTGTGCGTCCTAACAGTTTGTTGGTCACTCTTTCTCAATCGGGGGAAACCGCGGATACCTTGGCGGCGCTACGCATTGCCAAAGCCAAAGGCTATATGGCGGCGATGACCATTTGTAACGTGGCGGGCTCGTCTTTGGTGCGCGAATCGGATTTTGCCTTTATGACCCGTGCCGGCACCGAGATTGGCGTAGCCTCGACTAAGGCATTCACTACTCAGTTGGCTGCGATGCTCATGATGGTGGTATCGATTGGTCGTTTGCAACACCGTTTGTCTGAGCAGCGCGAGGCAGAGATTGTCAATGCTTTGCACGAATTGCCAAAGGCGATAGAGCAAGCGCTTGAATTTGATAAAGACATCGAAGCTTTAGCGCCAGATTTTGCCGATAAGCATCATACTTTGTTCTTGGGGCGCGGTGAGTATTACCCGATCGCGATGGAAGCTTCACTCAAGCTAAAAGAAATTTCTTACATTCACGCCGAGGCCTACGCCGCCGGTGAACTTAAGCACGGCCCGTTAGCACTGATCGACGCCGATATGCCGGTGGTGGTGATTGCGCCTAGTAATGATTTGCTTGAGAAGTTAAAGTCGAACGTGGAAGAAGTGCGTGCGCGCGGCGGTTTGTTGTACGTGTTTGCCGATCGCGATGCGGGCTTTGAAAGCGATGAGAATATGAAGATCATCAAGATGCCACACGTTAATGAAGTGACGGCGCCTATCTTCTATACGGTGCCGATGCAGTTGCTGTCGTACCACATCGCGCTGATTAAGGGCACGGATGTTGACCAACCTCGTAACCTCGCCAAAGCGGTGACGGTTGAGTAAGCCAAAGCGCTTTAGCGAATAACGTCTCATACTAAAAAGGCAGCGAAGATTCGCTGCCTTTTTTGTTTGCTCTAGTGAGGTTTTGCGCCATTTCAGTCAGAGTAGGAATTCATTCACACCCTGCTCATCTGGCTTTTCCATACAAATACTAATAGAAATCCTCGAACATGTTAGCACATGAAGACAGTATGATTGACTCACATTTTCCGCACACAAATATCTCTATTGTGACATTTTCTCGGTTACACGAGAGTAGATATTAGTTATCTTACCAGTTTCATATTTAATGAGACGGTAGGGGGCGGTAGATGGAACAAATTTCACTAACTTATATGCTAATAGGCGCTATAGTAATTTTACTTGTTGTCGGGATTTTTTTGGTAAGAAAGTCTTCAAAGCTAAGTCAGAAACTGGCCGTTACAGAAACTCAATTATCTGAGGCAGCAACAACAATCGAAGAGTATAAAGAAAAATACTCTCACATATTTGATATTGAAGCTGAGTGCGAGCAAATCAAGGATCAGCTGAAAATTGACAAGAAAGAGATAGAAGAAAAATCGAGTCAAGCCTTACGCGAAATCGAATCCAAGAGAGACGAGGCAATTGCGAAACGTCAATCTGTTGAAGAGCAGATCAGTAAACTTCAGGTTGACTACAAAAGTAAGAAAAGTACTTATGACTCTTTAACTACACAAATCGCCATATTCAGCGAAGATATTGAGCTTATTGAACTCGGATTCTATGAACCAAAGTTTGATTTTGATGCATCTGAAACATTCAAAGAAGAGATCAAGAAATGTAAAGAGTGCCAGAAAACCTTGTTGAGAGAGAAGTCTTCTGGTGGAGCGATATACTGCTACCGTGAATGGTCTGTAGACGGTTCTCGAAGCGAAGGCAAGAAAATGACCAACAAGACTATTCGTCTCACCGCAAGAGCCTTCAATAACGAATGTGAGGCAGCTATTGCCAACTGTACGTGGAAAAACGTTACAAAAATGGAAGAACGTATAAAAAAAGCGTTCGTCGCAATCAATCAGCTAAATGAACCGAATGCCATATCTATTACAGAGCGTTATCTCAAAGAAAAGTTAAAAGAACTCCAATTGACTTACGAATATCGTGAAAAGAAACAACGCGAAAAAGAAGAACAGGCGGAAATCAAAGCACAAATGCGTGAAGAAGCAAAAATAGAGGCAGAGATAAAAAAAGCAGAAGCGGAAGCTATAAAGGAAGAAAAGCGTTATCACAAGGCTTTGGATGCTGCGAGAAAAGAGCTTGAAAAAGCTAGCGATGAAATGAAATCAGAACTAGAAAAACAGATTGCACAGTTACAGGCAAACTTAGAGGAAGCAGAGCGCAAGCACCAACGTGCTCAATCAATGGCTGAGCAAACTAAGCAAGGTCATGTTTATGTTATTTCTAACATTGGATCGTTTGGGGAAAATGTCTACAAGATAGGCATGACCCGTCGATTAGAACCAATGGATCGAGTGAAAGAGCTTGGAGATGCATCAGTACCGTTTACCTTTGATGTACATGCAATGATTCATACTGATGATGCTCCAACTCTAGAGAAGAAGCTTCACGATAAGTTTGATACTCACCGATTGAATATGATTAATCGCCGTAAAGAGTTTTTCAGTGTCTCGCTGGAAGAGATCAAACATGCGGTAAATGACTTTACCGATCAGTCGGTGGAGTTCATTGAAACAGCTATTGCACAGGACTATTACGAAACACAAGCGATGAACAAACAGCGTCTAGCAAGAGAAGGAAAGTTAGAAGAAGAGTTATCGTCTTCCAGTGCTCTCCCCAAATTTGCTGATATCTTGTAGAGCGCCTTATAGATTTGACTGAAAGGGGCATACAGTAATTTGAAATGTCCCATTCGTGACAGCTTTTTCAATCTGGCACGATTATGCCGCCATTGTTTGTTATGACAGAAGTTAATTAACTTCTTTTGGATGAAAGTTTCCCTTACCTGTAGTTATCCGAGGGAGCGTCGTCGTAAGCTTTTTAAAATTATGGCTTATTTTGCAATCTAATATCCATTTCCTTTCATTAACATATTGATTATAAATTGAACTGCAATTGGAAAGGTTGCATTATGGGAGTATGAAAAGCGGCTAAACGCCATATAGAACGAATTGTAAAAAATTAGAAGTATGGTACTAGAGGTTAGTTGATTAGATGAGTATTAGAGAGCACCTAACTGCATTAGTTGTCGAATTAACATATATTCATTCGAAAGAATTTTCTTGGGGGAGCGAACATGGTTTTCCTTGTTTTGTAACAGATGATACTCACGGATATCAAATTAGATTTACGCCAGATGCGAATGATCACTTAAGAAAGCTAACGACAGTTATATTTGAAAACCGACAAAATGGGTTACCGAGGATTGAGCTGGGAAGTTACATGAAAGTAACGCAACAAATCGTTGCAAATATGTTCGTAGAAGGTTCTTTTGACAAAAAATATATGGATGGTGATAAATCCGCGATTAAAGAACTTAAGTGTAAAATTGAACAAGTAATTTCTGATAACGTAACATCATTTACTCATTATTTTCCTGCTTGGACTTTAGGGGTAGAGTCTGAAGCCCCTTTTGAGTTAGGTCCTATTACATTTATAACTAGAGAAAATTGGATTGACACAGTTGATTTTCCACAATCTAGCAAGGATAGTTATCTAGGAGAAAAAGAAGCTAACAATAATTGGAAAACATTAGTAAAAGAGGCTTTAAAAAAACCGAAACATCGAGAAAAAATACTAGGTTTGGGTTCGGATATTTATCTAGCCATAAAAGATTGTCCGTCTTTAATTAAGGTTACTATTACAGGTTTTGAAAGAGATTATTCTCGAAAGCTTGCTCAGATTGTCGCCAAAAGTGCTCTTGACTCGCTTTCGTTGCTCCTTGGAGTACGATCTTCCTTTTTGCAGCAAGCACTCCATGAAGAAAGGTTAGGTCCTATTAGTATCCATCAGTTAATAGAAACCAATGGCAATCTTTGGCTCCCTGGAGCAGGATTAAGCGACCGATTTAATGGAGTATCTAAAGCTAGGCTGGAGGAAGCTATGTCGAGTATAGAATCATTTATTCCGTCAATCGCTTCAATTTTAGAGGGGTTACTACATCCAGGACCACATTCTCATCCTAAGTTAGTTGTTCGTTGGGCTACGGCTTTAGATTGGTTTGGCGAAGCATGTCGTGAATCGAGTGATGCAGTTGCTATTGCAAAGTTAGGGACAAGTTTAGATGTTCTTTCAAACGGAGGTAAGTCCGTTGGTATCTCAAACATGGTTTCAACTTTGCTTGGGGTTGATGGAGAAGAGGTCGTAACGAAAGGAGACAAACCTAAAACGTTAGATCAATTGATTAAGCAAATTTATGACGATGGACGTTCAAAGGTATTGCATGGCACTTACTATGACAGGTTGGAGCCTCTAGACGCTGAAAGGAAAATTGCTTATGAAGTTGCTAGAAATACGCTGATATCTGCTGCGGTGTGTTTGTATGAATATAAAGGTGATGATAACGAAAAAGCATTCAGAAGTATGCAGCCTAAATAAACTAATTAGTATCTTATATTTTTTGTATAAAAACTGTTTAAGCGTGATTCGGCACGTGTTGCATTTTTGATATGTAGTGGCTTAAGTGATTAAGGTATAATGCGGTAACTATTTTCTTGAAATGCAGAGGTTGTAAAATTGAACAAAGAAAAAAAGGCAAAACAAGAATCTTCTGTCGAGGAAATTAGAAAGAAGATACGGTTGGCATTAAACAACCGTAAATTTAGTATGAGAAGTATAGAGGGCATTGCGAAAGAGGCTCACGTACCTGAAAAGAAATTAAGACAACTTATCGCTTATGACAAAAAATTAGCAAAAGAAATAAAATATATGCCTTTTCGTTCAAAGGATGGGAAAGTATTGCTCATGTCGAAAGAGCGTTTTATTAAAGAAGCGCCTTTGAAATGGAAGTTTATTGATTTCTTTGCTTCAAAACGTCAAGGGGTAGAAGATGCCTGAGTCACTAAATTCAATAACCAGTACGTTAGGCCCTCACCTTGGACTAATAATTATTGCAATCTTCGGTGGAGTCGTTTTGTTCGGTATGAAAATCTCTGAGCATTTCATGAAACCAGAGCAAGATAAACTACCATTAGGCAAGTACATTGGATTTACAATATCACTATTTTTTACGCTTCCTATCTTAGGCGCGGGTGTTACTTGTATATATTTGTTAAACGGTGACAAAATCAGTACGATTTTAGCGTTTCAAATAGGATTAACTTCACCAGCTATTGTACAGAGCTTGATTATTGCAGCGGCCAATAATATGGCGAAAAATGCAGCTCCAAACCTCGAGGGGAAGCAATAGCTAACAAACGACTATGGCCTCAACATATTTTTCCTAATCTGGCAGAAATGCTATAGCACATCAGTTCTAAAACGTTTCTGTCCAAAACTAAGTTTCAAACTTTGTTATCCAACACAACAAGTACCCGGTGGACATTAAAGTCTGAAAACGTATTAACCGCTCACGGGCTATTTATCGCAAAATCAAAGTAGGTATTAACTGAAAAACAAATCAATAAATGAATGTTGTCACCTCCCTTTGGGTATTGTTTCCTTTTAAGCCCAAATTTCAGTCACTTTCGTGCCGTTTTGGCATCACACAAGCGCCAATTAAACGATAAACAACGCCAATGAATTCGGTACACTCTGTTGACTTAATTAATAGTTATTTTGGTTAAAGAGGAATGCGAGCAATGGATTTGGCAACCCAACTCGAATTACTATTGGATGTGGCAGAATATGGCACGTTTGCCAAAGCTGCGGATCGCAACCACATCGACCGTTCGGCCTTGTCGAAACAAATTAAAAAATTAGAAGACAGCCTTGGCCTGCGTTTGCTCAATCGCTCCACGCGTTCTCTGTCGCTGACCCAAGCTGGGGTCGAAATGGTCGCGCAAGCGAAAAAAGTGCGCGATGTCCTCACCGAAACCCGCAATAAAGCCTCTCTTTTTCAAAGCGAACCCAAAGGGCATTTAAAAATCTCCTGCTCGGCTTTTTTTGGTCGCACTTACTTGGGCCAAGCCGTACAAACCTTCATGAGACATTACCCAGGGGTAACGGTAGAGCTGCGTCTCGATGACGAACGCGTCGATGTGATCCACGAAGGGTACGACGTGGCATTTCGCATTGGCCCGATTCAAGAGTCGAATATGATCGTGCGCCGCTTGGCGACCAACCACATGGCGTTGGTGGCCTCACGCGAATTTATTGTGCAACACGGCATGCCGCAAAGCCCAGAGGCACTCAGTCAGTTGCCGGCCATAGTTTACGCCAATCATCACTTTAAAACCGATAAATTGCGCATTGCGCCCACGCCGCAATCAAGGGAAATCAAAACCTATCCCATTCAGGGCGCGTATTTTGTCAATGAAACCGACTTGATTTTAGAGGCGGTTAAATCAGGGCTTGGTTTTGCTTTGATCGGCGAGTTTTTCCTCACCTCATCACTCGAGTCTCAAGGGCTTGTTCGCTTGTTACCCGACCATCACCTGCCGCCATTTGGGGAGATCTACGCCATGTACAGCCATCGCAACCAGCAACCTCTGGTCAAGCTGTTTATTGACTCTGTGCAGCAAAGTATTGGCACGCCTCCGGTTTGGCAACAATTTGTCTCATCAGCGCCGTTGACGGTGGTTCACCATGCTGGGTAACGGAACTTGAGCGCTAAGTCGTTGTCCATACTGTGTTATTCTGTCTTTGTTGCGGCTTTTTCACCATAGTTCATAGTCAATATTGCACTGTCGTTTTTCATTGATATCACCATAATTAACCGCGTTTATTAGGAAATCATGCAGTGGTGATATCATGGAAATGAAAAAAATAACGCTGGCGATCAGCGCCCTTCTTTTGAGCAACTCAGCTTTAGCTGCCACCGTGTATTCAGACGATGAAAAAGAACTGAATATCCACGGCCGTGCACAAGGCATGTACTACTTTTCAGGTGATGACGACAGCGATGGCGATCAAAGCTACATTCGCGTTGGCCTGTCTGGCAAATCACAAATCAATCAAGACTACTACGCCTTTGGTCTTTATGAGCTTGAATTCAAATCTAACCGCCGCGACGACAGCGATGAAGACGATGAGTTTGATGTACGTAAAGGGTACATTGGTGTGGGTGCGGATTATGGTACCATCAGTTACGGCCGCCAATACGGCGCGGTGACATTGGTCTCTGATTACACCGATATCTTCCCTGAGTTTGGCAATGAAGCCGCCGGGGTGAGCTCTGACTTGTTCGGCACGGGCCGTTCGGATTCAGTATTTAAACTGACCGGTCACTACCAAGACTTGACGGTACACGCTAGCTATCAAGCAGAAAACGACGAAGTCGTGCAAACCAATGGCGAGACCGATGCCTCTTCTTTTGGCCTCGCGGCGAATTATAAATTGCCGTACGGCTTTAATGTGGCATTGGGCTACAACCAAGGTGAAGGCCTCGACGAAGCCGACGATCAAACGCTGATCACAACGGCGATTTCATATCAGTACGACAAACTCTACCTGGCAGCGCTGTACAGCGACGGCGAAAACTGGGCAAAAGACGGCTCAGAAGACGGCGTTGATTACACCGGTATTGAAGCGGTGGCAACCTACCAAGTAACCGAAAAACTGTCTGCGCTTATCGGCTACAATGGCCTTGAGCGCGATGATGAAGATACTGTCGATTCTTACTCGATCGGCGGTGAATATCAGCTGACGGAGAACTTTAAAACGTTAGCCGAATATAAGATCAACGACATCGAGGGTGAAGACGATATCTTTGCTGTCGCTGCGCGTTACTCGTTCTAACTCTGACAGAGCCGATATGACATTGAGCCCGCTGCATGTCGCCGCGGGCTTTTTTGCGTCAATGCGCAGTGATGCTGGTGAGTGGTTTAACCCTCTAGGGTGATCAGTTATTGAGCTCGATGGGTATTTACCTGTGACATTCTGACCACAATGAATGGTGTTATTGTAACGTGACCTAAATCACGAAAAACCGTATTCTAGCCCGGTTAGCGAATCCACTGCCTTGAACGCTAATTACTTTTTTCATGATTTGTAACTCCTGTTATAATCCTTTTTTGCAGCAAATCCCCTTGCTGCATTTTTTTTTGCCTATTGGTTACCTATCCCAAATGGTGGTCACTTTACTCTACATCCAATGCTACTTGGTGACGGAAAGAGGCAGATAGCGCTGCACAAAAGCAATGACTTGGTCGACATAAGCTGGACTATCGAAAATGGCCGCACTGTGTCCGACGCCATACTCGATTAACAGCGTATTATCGACACCGGCTTGATCGAGTTTCGCTTTTAATCGTTCGCTTTGGGCTAGTGGAACCCGTTTATCTTGGTCGCCGTGCATTAAAAGATAAGGCGGGCTCTGCTTAGAAATGTAGTGTACTGGCGAAGCTTGACGAGCTAACTCTGGATTATCCGTTGGAAGAGTACCGAGAAATCTCGCCACGGAAGAGCGCTCTGACACAATCTTATTGCCTTTTTTTCCTAACGCTAATAAGTCTGTTGGTCCAAAGAAGCTAACGACGGCGAGTACGTTGTAATTAGCTTGACCATAAAACGTCACACTTTTATCGCGGTTAAGTGCACCGATTAAGCTGGCGAGGTGTCCACCGGCAGAGCGGCCCATCACAATGATATCTTGGCTGGCTAAGTGATATTGTGATGATAGCGTTTGCAGGTGATTTAACGCCGCATTGATATCGATGACTGGTGCGGGAAAAACCGCTTCACCACTAAGACGATAATTAACGGCAGCGAGTGCGTACCCTTGGTCAAGCACGCGTTTGAGCAGTAATGGGTTTTTGGTCGGTAATTGATCTTTACTACCGCGCTTCCACGCACCGCCGTGGATCCAAATCAGTAACGGGCGCGCTGCGGCGAGTGGTTTTTTACTCGGGATATACAGGTCGAGCGAGAGAGGGGCCCCTTGAGGATGATCGATTGCGATGTCTTGGTGTAAAACATGTGGTGGCAATGTGGCAGCGGTGTTAAAGCTGAATAATAGGGTGAAAAGCGCAGTGATGAACTTCATTTTATTCCTTATTTATTCAAGGCCTTGAATAAGGCCTTGTGATCTTATCTCTCTGTGATGTCGTTAAAAATTCACGTGCATAGCAAGCCAATATCGACGGCCATAATCAACGTAACCGTATTCTTGGTAGGTGGTTTCTTTATCAAAGATGTTGTAAACGGCGGCCATTGCTTTGAGCGAAGGCGTCACTTGCCAGTGCGCGCCGCTGTCAAAAACCGTTATAGAAGGAGCAAGGTTATTACGCGAGTTGGTCGTGATGGTATTGTTATCTTTACCGCGATAATTTGCCGATA from Vibrio sp. HB236076 carries:
- a CDS encoding DUF4041 domain-containing protein — protein: MEQISLTYMLIGAIVILLVVGIFLVRKSSKLSQKLAVTETQLSEAATTIEEYKEKYSHIFDIEAECEQIKDQLKIDKKEIEEKSSQALREIESKRDEAIAKRQSVEEQISKLQVDYKSKKSTYDSLTTQIAIFSEDIELIELGFYEPKFDFDASETFKEEIKKCKECQKTLLREKSSGGAIYCYREWSVDGSRSEGKKMTNKTIRLTARAFNNECEAAIANCTWKNVTKMEERIKKAFVAINQLNEPNAISITERYLKEKLKELQLTYEYREKKQREKEEQAEIKAQMREEAKIEAEIKKAEAEAIKEEKRYHKALDAARKELEKASDEMKSELEKQIAQLQANLEEAERKHQRAQSMAEQTKQGHVYVISNIGSFGENVYKIGMTRRLEPMDRVKELGDASVPFTFDVHAMIHTDDAPTLEKKLHDKFDTHRLNMINRRKEFFSVSLEEIKHAVNDFTDQSVEFIETAIAQDYYETQAMNKQRLAREGKLEEELSSSSALPKFADIL
- a CDS encoding DeoR/GlpR family DNA-binding transcription regulator yields the protein MSKRNTELRRLAISKRVNQLGEVSVDALSRLFETSEVTIRKDLASLEKNGQLLRRYGGAVALPKEVLNDALDDNVSVRKVSLAKTAASLIRDHHRIVIDSGSTTAALIKQLNQKQGLVVMTNSLNVANALNELESEPTLLMTGGTWDNHSESFQGQVAESVLRSYDFDQLFIGADGIDLARGTTTFNELVGLSQVMAEVSRQVVVMIEADKIGRRMPNLELGWGDIDVLVTDERIRSEQKSAIEAQGVRVLVSSL
- the glmS gene encoding glutamine--fructose-6-phosphate transaminase (isomerizing), which produces MCGIVGAVAQRDVAEILVEGLRRLEYRGYDSAGVAVVDGEKNLTRVRRLGKVQELADAVEAAQVTGGTGIAHTRWATHGEPSEINAHPHMSGDIAVVHNGIIENHESLRTLLQSRGYVFESQTDTEVIAHLVEWERRTSETLLEALQKTAKQLEGAYGTVVVDRNDPSRIVVARSGSPIVIGFGVGENFLASDQLALLNVTRRFMYLEEGDVAEITRRDVTVFNAQGERVEREVSESNAEHDAGDKGHYRHFMQKEIFEQPKALINTMEGRLSEASVITNAIGVHAEDILSKVEHVQIIACGTSYNSGMAARYWFESIAGVSCDVEIASEFRYRDFVVRPNSLLVTLSQSGETADTLAALRIAKAKGYMAAMTICNVAGSSLVRESDFAFMTRAGTEIGVASTKAFTTQLAAMLMMVVSIGRLQHRLSEQREAEIVNALHELPKAIEQALEFDKDIEALAPDFADKHHTLFLGRGEYYPIAMEASLKLKEISYIHAEAYAAGELKHGPLALIDADMPVVVIAPSNDLLEKLKSNVEEVRARGGLLYVFADRDAGFESDENMKIIKMPHVNEVTAPIFYTVPMQLLSYHIALIKGTDVDQPRNLAKAVTVE
- the pykF gene encoding pyruvate kinase PykF is translated as MKKTKIVCTIGPKTESVEKLTELVNAGMNVMRLNFSHGDFNEHGTRIANFRQVMEATGQPLAILLDTKGPEIRTIKLEGGQDVDLEAGQTFTFTTDASVVGNKDIVAVTYPGFAADLSVGNTILVDDGLIEMEVTKVTATEVTCTVLNNGALGENKGVNLPGVSVSLPALSEKDKADLKFGCEQGVDFVAASFIRKGQDVREIREHLKAHGGDNIQIISKIENQEGVDNFDEILELSDGIMVARGDLGVEIPAEEVIFAQKMMIEKCNRARKVVITATQMLDSMIKNPRPTRAEAGDVANAIMDGTDAVMLSGETAKGKYPVEAVTIMAQIAARTDKALQAELGSRLDSPRLRITEAVCKSAVDTAEKLTAPVIVVATEAGKSARSVRKYFPTANILAVTTNSKTAAQLVLTKGVTPIIVDSIANTDAFYHLGKELALESGFGKKGDIVVMVSGALVSSGTTNTTSVHVL